The following are from one region of the Rhodopirellula sp. P2 genome:
- a CDS encoding outer membrane protein assembly factor BamB family protein, whose translation MQRLTSRPSSHWCWTYGVAVAFLGFSACRKSTPVDEVSIRDSGVALQIRETPAVDLPWPQWRGPSMDGRADDAAPPTTWDESTNIAWQANVPGRGHSSPIVIGDQVVLGTADDAKQQQMLVSFDLESGDEKWRRVIHEGNFPSAREVHHKATNANGTPASDGELIVTAFLNQERIFVTAVDLSGEVVWQTDVGAFASKFGYAPSPVLYQSFVILAADNFGGGYLVALDLGTGEIAWRRSRGDASSYSSPMIASVGGMDQLLISGGDRVASYDPATGEPRWETPAIAEATCGTIVTAGDRIFASGGYPDKQTACFSATGEEIWSDRTALYEPSVVTNGTSLFGVTDNGVAMCWSNEDGSVQWKERLGGNFSGSPVLAGGNVYVSDLSGNHYVFSASGDDYQLISKNRLGSDCYACPAVLADSLLLRIGFGEGGSRKERLVKITQRP comes from the coding sequence CCCCTCCAGCCACTGGTGTTGGACTTACGGGGTGGCTGTCGCGTTCCTCGGTTTCTCCGCTTGCCGAAAGTCCACGCCGGTCGATGAGGTTTCGATCCGCGACAGCGGTGTGGCTCTGCAAATTCGCGAAACGCCTGCGGTTGATTTGCCTTGGCCGCAGTGGCGTGGTCCCAGCATGGATGGACGGGCCGATGACGCCGCGCCGCCCACAACCTGGGATGAGTCCACCAACATTGCTTGGCAAGCCAACGTTCCAGGTCGCGGTCACAGCAGTCCAATCGTGATCGGCGATCAAGTCGTTCTGGGCACCGCTGACGATGCGAAGCAGCAACAGATGCTGGTTTCATTTGACTTGGAATCGGGGGATGAAAAGTGGCGACGTGTGATCCACGAAGGCAACTTCCCGTCTGCCCGAGAAGTGCACCACAAAGCCACCAACGCGAATGGCACACCCGCCTCGGACGGCGAACTCATCGTGACCGCGTTCCTCAACCAGGAACGCATCTTCGTCACCGCAGTGGACTTGAGCGGCGAAGTGGTTTGGCAAACCGATGTGGGGGCGTTCGCATCGAAGTTCGGTTACGCCCCATCCCCGGTTCTGTACCAGTCGTTTGTGATCCTTGCCGCGGACAACTTTGGTGGCGGCTACTTGGTGGCGTTGGATCTGGGAACCGGCGAGATCGCTTGGCGACGGTCTCGGGGCGACGCCAGCAGTTACTCCAGTCCCATGATTGCAAGTGTTGGTGGGATGGATCAGTTGTTGATCAGCGGCGGTGACCGTGTCGCCAGCTATGATCCGGCGACCGGCGAGCCTCGCTGGGAAACTCCCGCGATCGCGGAAGCAACTTGCGGGACCATCGTGACAGCGGGGGATCGGATTTTTGCTTCCGGTGGTTACCCCGACAAACAAACCGCCTGCTTCTCTGCGACGGGGGAAGAAATTTGGTCGGACCGCACAGCTCTCTATGAACCTTCGGTGGTGACCAACGGCACCAGCCTGTTCGGTGTCACCGACAACGGTGTTGCGATGTGCTGGTCGAACGAAGACGGAAGTGTTCAGTGGAAAGAACGTTTGGGCGGCAACTTCAGTGGATCGCCAGTGTTGGCAGGTGGGAACGTTTACGTGTCGGATCTGTCGGGCAACCACTACGTTTTCTCCGCCAGCGGTGACGACTACCAACTGATTTCAAAGAATCGTCTCGGATCGGATTGTTACGCCTGTCCTGCGGTTCTGGCGGATTCGTTGCTGCTGCGAATTGGATTCGGTGAAGGTGGTTCACGGAAAGAACGCTTGGTTAAAATCACTCAGCGTCCTTAG